One region of Rhodocaloribacter litoris genomic DNA includes:
- a CDS encoding Gfo/Idh/MocA family protein, with protein sequence MTLNRKLRYGMVGGGPGAFIGAVHRTAAALDGMMELVAGAFSSNPEKSRQMGAELLLDPRRVYGSYQEMVEREAALPAGERIDFVAIVTPNHMHFPVAKAFIEAGFHVVCDKPMTTTLEDAEALCRLVARHGVVFALTHNYTGYPMVKQARAMVQAGEIGTVRKIVVEYPQGWLARPLEQEGNKQAAWRTDPKQAGAGALGDIGSHAENLARYITGLEMEALCADVHTFVEGRAIDDDVSMLIHYAGGARGILHATQVAVGEENNLNIRVYGTEGSLQWFQEHPNELYYRPFGQPARVLRRGNDYLTDIARHNTRLPSGHPEAFFEAFANIYRNAGRTIAARLTGTEPHPFDLDFPTVQDGAVGVHFILTALESGRRRAWVDARYTPPSE encoded by the coding sequence ATGACCCTGAACCGAAAGCTTCGCTACGGCATGGTCGGCGGCGGGCCGGGCGCCTTCATCGGCGCCGTGCACCGGACGGCCGCCGCCCTCGACGGCATGATGGAACTGGTGGCCGGCGCCTTCTCGTCGAACCCCGAGAAGTCGCGGCAGATGGGCGCGGAATTGCTGCTCGACCCGCGGCGCGTCTACGGTTCGTACCAGGAGATGGTCGAGCGCGAGGCTGCCCTGCCCGCTGGCGAGCGGATCGACTTCGTCGCCATCGTGACGCCCAACCACATGCACTTCCCCGTGGCGAAGGCGTTCATCGAGGCCGGCTTCCACGTGGTGTGCGACAAGCCCATGACGACCACGCTCGAGGATGCCGAGGCGCTGTGCCGGCTCGTGGCGCGGCACGGCGTGGTCTTCGCGCTGACGCACAACTACACCGGCTACCCGATGGTGAAGCAGGCGCGGGCGATGGTACAGGCGGGCGAGATCGGCACGGTGCGCAAGATCGTCGTGGAATACCCGCAGGGCTGGCTGGCGCGGCCGCTGGAGCAGGAAGGCAACAAGCAGGCTGCCTGGCGCACCGACCCGAAGCAGGCCGGAGCCGGCGCCCTCGGCGACATCGGCTCGCACGCCGAGAACCTGGCCCGCTACATCACGGGGCTGGAGATGGAAGCCCTCTGCGCCGACGTGCACACGTTCGTCGAGGGCCGCGCCATCGACGACGACGTGAGTATGCTGATCCACTATGCCGGCGGCGCCCGGGGGATCCTCCACGCCACCCAGGTGGCCGTCGGCGAGGAGAACAACCTGAACATCCGCGTCTACGGCACCGAGGGGTCGCTCCAGTGGTTCCAGGAGCACCCGAACGAGCTGTACTACCGCCCCTTCGGCCAGCCCGCCCGGGTGCTCCGGCGCGGCAACGACTACCTGACCGACATCGCCCGGCACAACACCCGGCTGCCCTCGGGCCACCCGGAGGCCTTCTTCGAGGCGTTCGCCAACATCTACCGGAACGCCGGCCGGACCATCGCCGCCCGCCTCACCGGCACCGAACCGCACCCCTTCGACCTCGACTTCCCGACCGTGCAGGACGGCGCCGTGGGCGTGCACTTCATCCTGACCGCCCTCGAGAGCGGCCGCCGCCGCGCCTGGGTCGACGCCCGCTACACCCCGCCTTCGGAATAG
- a CDS encoding sugar phosphate isomerase/epimerase family protein codes for MNRRHFLHASALALGGLALGGCAREDAAPGTADATATAGRRLDRIGLQLYTVRSLMQEDVPGTLARVAEIGYDEVEFAGYFDHSPADIRAMLEANGLAAPSTHTMLASVQGDRLEATVAQAAEVGHRYLVVAWLAPEERATLDHYRRHAETFNRAGEACRAAGLQFAYHNHDFEFMDLEGQRPYDLLLAETDPELVQMELDLYWITKAGFDPMTYFEQYPGRFPLCHVKDMAADGTMADVGAGTIDFAAIFAHAGHAGLRHYFVEHDNPADPLASISASYAHLSALTF; via the coding sequence ATGAACCGACGCCATTTCCTGCACGCCTCCGCCCTGGCGCTGGGCGGGCTGGCCCTGGGCGGCTGCGCCCGCGAAGACGCCGCCCCCGGCACAGCCGACGCCACCGCGACGGCGGGCCGCCGCCTCGACCGCATCGGCCTGCAGCTTTACACCGTACGCTCGCTCATGCAGGAGGACGTGCCCGGCACGCTCGCCCGCGTGGCCGAGATCGGGTACGACGAGGTCGAGTTCGCCGGCTACTTCGACCACAGCCCGGCCGACATCCGCGCCATGCTCGAGGCCAACGGCCTGGCCGCCCCCTCGACGCACACGATGCTCGCGAGCGTGCAGGGGGACCGGCTGGAAGCCACCGTCGCGCAGGCCGCCGAGGTGGGGCACCGCTACCTGGTCGTGGCCTGGCTCGCCCCCGAAGAGCGCGCCACGCTCGACCACTACCGCCGCCACGCCGAGACGTTCAACCGCGCCGGCGAGGCGTGCCGGGCCGCCGGCCTCCAGTTCGCCTACCACAACCACGACTTCGAGTTCATGGACCTCGAAGGGCAGCGCCCCTACGACCTCCTCCTGGCCGAGACCGACCCGGAGCTGGTCCAGATGGAACTCGACCTGTACTGGATCACGAAGGCCGGTTTCGACCCGATGACGTATTTCGAGCAGTACCCGGGACGCTTCCCCCTCTGCCACGTCAAGGACATGGCGGCGGACGGAACCATGGCGGACGTGGGCGCCGGCACCATTGACTTCGCAGCGATCTTCGCCCACGCCGGGCACGCCGGCCTCCGGCACTACTTCGTCGAGCACGACAACCCGGCCGACCCGCTCGCCAGCATCTCGGCCAGCTATGCCCACCTGAGCGCCCTCACCTTCTGA
- a CDS encoding transposase, which translates to MDWQYTLIHLFLHVCEQYQRRLCVVAQRLSNNHSPAFSDEEVLTVYLFGLMQQRRTLTDIYAYTRDHLMAFFPKLPSYVAFVQRLNRLADAFPLLVEAALEACPRQSSGERPAERSGEPTDYIIDSFPVVMAQQKRSAWARVAPHIAGKGFCASKNLYFYGVKVHVVARRRPGTMPLPLYIGLAPGPANDLTVARQILPRLHEGRLFADKIYADRELGERLAAEQNLHLCTPVKKRKGQTDVLLTEKVYSRRVSQRRQPIESLFNWIEQKTGIEVASKVRSFEGLLVHVFGRLAAAMWILAFYP; encoded by the coding sequence ATGGACTGGCAATATACGCTCATTCATCTGTTCCTCCACGTCTGTGAGCAGTATCAGCGCCGCCTCTGCGTCGTTGCCCAGCGCCTGAGCAACAACCACTCGCCGGCCTTCTCCGATGAAGAAGTCCTCACCGTCTACCTCTTCGGCCTCATGCAGCAGCGCCGCACGCTGACCGACATCTACGCCTACACCCGCGACCACCTGATGGCCTTCTTCCCCAAACTGCCCTCCTACGTCGCCTTCGTGCAGCGCCTCAACCGGCTGGCCGATGCCTTCCCCCTGCTGGTCGAAGCAGCCCTGGAGGCATGTCCGCGCCAGTCCTCTGGTGAGCGACCTGCAGAGCGCTCTGGTGAACCAACCGATTACATCATCGACTCTTTTCCGGTCGTGATGGCCCAGCAGAAGCGCTCGGCCTGGGCCAGGGTCGCTCCGCACATCGCCGGCAAAGGCTTCTGCGCCTCGAAGAACCTGTATTTCTACGGCGTCAAGGTACATGTCGTCGCACGGCGGCGTCCCGGCACGATGCCGCTGCCGCTCTACATCGGACTGGCTCCCGGCCCGGCCAATGACCTGACCGTGGCCCGACAGATCCTACCGCGCCTGCACGAGGGGCGTCTCTTTGCCGATAAGATCTACGCCGACCGTGAGCTAGGCGAGCGCCTGGCAGCCGAGCAGAACCTGCACCTGTGCACGCCGGTGAAGAAGCGCAAGGGGCAGACCGATGTGCTGCTGACCGAGAAGGTGTACTCGCGGCGGGTCAGTCAGCGCCGGCAGCCGATCGAGTCGCTGTTCAATTGGATCGAGCAGAAGACGGGCATCGAGGTGGCCTCGAAGGTGCGTTCGTTCGAGGGCCTCTTGGTGCACGTCTTCGGGCGGCTAGCCGCGGCGATGTGGATCCTCGCGTTCTACCCTTAA
- a CDS encoding gluconate 2-dehydrogenase subunit 3 family protein, giving the protein MNRREAIKRVGLLFGGVLYAPAVAGLLSGCRTGGEAAFTPRTLTPEQNELVVHLTEMIIPETDTPGAKAARVNEFVDLILTDWAPAEDRDRFLAGLADVEARSQAAYQVAFLEATPEQQVALLTQLEDEALAAPPSPDGQPFFLMLKQLTLLGYYTSEIGATQELQWLAAPGRYDGCAPLEEVGRTWA; this is encoded by the coding sequence ATGAACCGACGAGAAGCCATCAAGCGTGTGGGCCTGCTCTTTGGCGGGGTGCTGTATGCGCCGGCCGTGGCGGGCCTGCTCTCCGGCTGCCGCACCGGTGGCGAGGCGGCGTTCACGCCCCGCACGCTCACGCCCGAGCAGAACGAGCTGGTCGTTCACCTGACCGAGATGATCATCCCGGAAACCGATACGCCGGGGGCGAAGGCGGCCCGTGTCAACGAGTTCGTCGACCTCATCCTGACCGACTGGGCGCCCGCCGAGGACCGCGACCGCTTCCTGGCCGGGCTGGCTGACGTGGAAGCCCGGAGCCAGGCCGCCTACCAGGTCGCCTTCCTCGAGGCCACACCCGAACAGCAGGTCGCCCTGCTGACGCAGCTGGAGGACGAGGCCCTGGCCGCCCCGCCCTCCCCGGACGGGCAGCCGTTCTTCCTGATGCTCAAACAGCTGACCCTGCTCGGTTACTACACCTCCGAGATCGGCGCCACGCAGGAGCTGCAATGGCTCGCGGCCCCGGGTCGCTACGACGGCTGTGCCCCGCTCGAAGAAGTCGGGCGCACCTGGGCCTGA
- a CDS encoding GMC family oxidoreductase: MYEHIFIQERQAYDAIVVGSGITGGWAAKELTEQGLKVLLLERGRHVEHGRDYTGEHKAPWELPFRGRGDRRLYEAEYDVQRRCYAFGEATRHFFVNDRENPYEHDPDKPFSWIRGYHLGGRSLMWGRQCYRWSDLDFEANLREGIAVDWPIRYADLEPWYDYVERFAGISGQPEGLPHLPDGPFLPPMMMNCAEQHLKAGIERAFPERKMTIGRVAVLTVPHNGRAACHYCGPCERGCTPGAYFSSLSATLPAARATGNLTIRPHSVVHSVIYDEEKGRASGVRVVDYETKEMHEFYARIIFLCASTLGTTQILLNSTSSRFPNGLGNDSGELGHNLMDHHFVVGATATIPGFEDRYYFGNRPNGIYIPRFRNLGDRATRHRDFLRGYGYQGGASRAGWNRGMAMRGFGADFKHRLREPGPWTMWLGGWGETLPRHDNYVELDPEQTDAWGIPLLKVHCTWGENELAMRKDMAEQAAEMLEAAGCTNVQPFDAYTEGGLGAEPGLCIHEMGTARMGRDPKTSVLNAYNQVHAVPNVFVTDGACMTSSACQNPSLTYMALTARAAHHAVEEMKRGNL, encoded by the coding sequence ATGTACGAGCACATTTTCATCCAGGAACGCCAGGCGTATGACGCCATCGTCGTCGGCTCCGGCATCACCGGCGGCTGGGCCGCCAAGGAACTGACCGAGCAGGGCCTGAAGGTGCTCCTGCTCGAGCGCGGCCGCCATGTCGAGCACGGCAGGGACTACACCGGCGAGCACAAGGCCCCGTGGGAGCTGCCCTTCCGCGGGCGCGGCGACCGGCGCCTGTACGAGGCCGAGTACGACGTGCAGCGCCGCTGCTATGCCTTCGGCGAAGCCACTCGCCACTTCTTCGTCAACGACCGCGAAAACCCGTACGAGCACGACCCCGACAAGCCGTTCTCCTGGATCCGCGGTTACCACCTGGGCGGGCGTTCGCTGATGTGGGGGCGGCAGTGCTACCGCTGGAGCGACCTCGACTTCGAGGCCAACCTCCGCGAAGGCATCGCCGTCGACTGGCCCATCCGCTACGCCGACCTCGAACCCTGGTACGACTACGTCGAGCGCTTCGCCGGCATCAGCGGCCAGCCCGAGGGCCTGCCCCACCTCCCCGACGGCCCGTTCCTCCCGCCGATGATGATGAACTGCGCCGAGCAGCACCTGAAGGCGGGCATCGAACGGGCCTTCCCGGAACGCAAGATGACCATCGGCCGTGTGGCCGTGCTGACCGTGCCGCACAACGGCCGCGCCGCCTGCCACTACTGCGGGCCGTGCGAGCGGGGCTGTACCCCCGGCGCCTACTTCTCCAGCCTCAGCGCCACGCTGCCGGCCGCCCGCGCCACCGGCAACCTCACCATCCGCCCCCACAGCGTCGTCCACAGCGTCATCTACGACGAAGAAAAGGGCCGCGCCTCCGGCGTCCGCGTCGTCGACTACGAGACGAAAGAGATGCACGAGTTCTACGCCCGCATCATCTTCCTCTGCGCCTCCACCCTCGGCACGACGCAGATCCTGCTCAACTCGACCTCGTCGCGCTTCCCGAACGGGCTGGGCAACGACAGCGGCGAGCTCGGCCACAACCTCATGGACCATCACTTCGTGGTGGGGGCCACGGCCACCATCCCCGGCTTCGAGGACCGGTACTACTTCGGCAACCGGCCCAACGGGATCTACATCCCGCGCTTCCGCAACCTGGGCGACCGGGCCACGCGGCACAGGGACTTCCTGCGGGGCTACGGCTACCAGGGCGGCGCCAGCCGGGCGGGCTGGAACCGGGGCATGGCGATGCGCGGCTTCGGGGCCGACTTCAAGCACCGCCTCCGCGAACCCGGACCGTGGACGATGTGGCTCGGCGGCTGGGGCGAGACGCTGCCCCGGCACGACAACTACGTCGAGCTGGACCCGGAGCAGACCGACGCCTGGGGCATCCCCCTGTTGAAGGTCCACTGCACCTGGGGTGAGAACGAACTGGCCATGCGGAAGGACATGGCCGAGCAGGCGGCCGAGATGCTCGAAGCCGCCGGCTGCACCAACGTTCAGCCGTTCGACGCCTACACCGAGGGCGGCCTGGGAGCCGAGCCGGGCCTGTGTATCCACGAGATGGGTACCGCGCGCATGGGCCGCGACCCGAAGACCTCCGTGCTCAACGCCTACAACCAGGTCCACGCCGTGCCCAACGTCTTCGTCACCGACGGGGCCTGCATGACCTCTTCGGCCTGCCAGAACCCCTCGCTGACCTACATGGCGCTTACCGCACGGGCTGCCCACCACGCCGTCGAGGAGATGAAACGGGGGAATCTGTGA
- a CDS encoding nucleoside permease — MDRSLSARLSAMMFLQFFIWGAWYTTVAVYMDNHGMGDLTHWPYTVNPIAAIVAPFFLGLVADRYFATEKVLGVLHILGGVVMLAVPQTSGAPLVFILLLLLYNLCYMPTLGLANSLAFHHIQDQEKQFPRIRVFGTIGWIVAGLFVSFVLGRFVTDMLPEQTALPLYTTALASIALGFYSFTLPHTPPPAAGEKVSVRSIIGLDAFEKLGSKPFYIFIISSLLICIPLAAYYNFTQLFLQATGFQNIAGTQTLGQMSEVVFMLLMPFFFVRLGVKWMLAVGMGAWVLRYVLFALAAPDAIFWMIITGILLHGICYDFFFVTGQIYVDKKSTPAIRGQAQGFLVLVTYGVGMLIGAQVAGNVYNGFLGAAEALTRAQWQEFWYFPAGFAAAVLLFFILTFKDRVVPEEPEPVAHVAPESQISPAS, encoded by the coding sequence ATGGATCGATCCCTGAGCGCGCGCCTGAGCGCCATGATGTTCCTCCAGTTCTTCATCTGGGGCGCCTGGTACACCACCGTGGCCGTCTACATGGACAACCACGGCATGGGCGACCTGACGCACTGGCCCTACACGGTCAACCCCATCGCGGCCATCGTGGCCCCCTTCTTTCTCGGGCTGGTGGCCGACCGGTATTTTGCCACGGAGAAAGTCCTTGGCGTGCTGCACATTCTCGGCGGCGTGGTGATGCTCGCGGTGCCGCAGACGAGCGGAGCACCGCTGGTCTTCATCCTGCTCCTGCTGCTCTACAACCTGTGCTACATGCCCACGCTCGGGCTGGCCAACTCGCTGGCTTTCCACCACATCCAGGACCAGGAGAAACAGTTCCCCCGCATACGGGTCTTCGGCACCATCGGGTGGATCGTGGCCGGGCTGTTCGTCAGCTTCGTGCTGGGGCGGTTCGTGACCGACATGCTGCCCGAACAGACGGCCCTGCCGCTCTACACGACGGCGCTGGCCAGCATCGCGCTCGGCTTCTACAGCTTCACCCTGCCCCACACCCCGCCGCCGGCTGCCGGGGAGAAGGTATCCGTCCGCAGCATCATCGGCCTCGACGCCTTCGAGAAGCTCGGCAGCAAGCCCTTCTACATCTTCATCATCAGCTCGCTGCTGATCTGCATCCCGCTGGCCGCCTACTACAACTTCACCCAGCTCTTTCTGCAAGCCACCGGTTTCCAGAACATCGCCGGTACGCAAACGCTCGGGCAGATGTCCGAAGTCGTCTTCATGCTGCTGATGCCCTTCTTCTTCGTGCGACTGGGCGTGAAGTGGATGCTGGCCGTGGGCATGGGCGCCTGGGTGCTGCGCTACGTGCTCTTTGCGCTGGCCGCGCCGGATGCCATCTTCTGGATGATCATCACGGGCATCCTGCTCCACGGCATCTGCTACGATTTCTTCTTCGTCACCGGGCAGATCTACGTGGACAAGAAGTCGACGCCGGCCATCCGGGGACAGGCCCAGGGCTTCCTGGTGCTCGTCACCTACGGCGTCGGGATGCTCATCGGCGCCCAGGTGGCCGGCAACGTCTACAACGGCTTCCTCGGCGCAGCAGAGGCCCTCACGCGCGCGCAGTGGCAGGAGTTCTGGTACTTCCCCGCCGGCTTTGCCGCCGCCGTGCTACTCTTTTTCATCCTGACCTTCAAGGACCGGGTCGTGCCCGAGGAGCCCGAGCCGGTGGCGCATGTGGCGCCGGAGAGCCAGATCTCGCCGGCCTCCTAA
- a CDS encoding S9 family peptidase has protein sequence MITRSVRPWLVFIVLAAWVPPLFGQAGRPLTFADLMRFKTIDDPVISDDGAYVAFTAAPDRGDGEAVVLATRGEVRYVVARGSRPVFSKDGAFVAMRLEPPFAEAEKAKNGKDRPKPGLALLRTRDGAVTTVDSVEAFAFSEDGAWLAYHRTAPKDTSKAAKDNDKRMRGAPLVLLRLADSTALTVPDVHTFAFDEAGRFVAYAVAADDSTRDGLYVRDLHADGTPETALDARPHGRYEALAWSEAGGRLAFTAATEDADGEPGPATLYVWDGAATRPAATPDDAPAGWTLPAGNTLRWTEDGERLFFGFRPDWPDPEKDEDDNTTAADPYDLDAILEDRTVDVWHTRDSLIIPNQKRQWKQSRERTYEAVYHRRDGRVVPLADRLVQGQGEAENPRVMLGRAEAPYYRLRTWEGFFFDPYVIRLTDGSRTRIAEKLSNAVSLSPEGGYVVYYKMPHWYLYDVARGTTRNLTEGLPVPFADEDHDYPSEAPGYGVGGWLAGDAGVLIYDKYDVWLFPTDGTAPTRLTGGEGRASGRTFRIVQTDPEQRFFARGETVLLSSYHNHRKNDGFYRAVIGQEGVTRLLEEDKRFRFLAKAKDADVYLFTREDYNEFPDLWVSDPDFANPRRITDLNAQLAPFAWGTSELIEWRSDDGIPLQGVVIKPGNYEPGKRYPVIVYFYRFMSQRLHEFNAPVVNHRPSFPLYASNGYLIFLPDVRFEIGRPGFSATKAIVPGVQKLIEMGLADPDAIGLHGHSWSGYQTAFVVTQTNLFRAAIAGAPVSNMTSAYSGIRWGSGLARQFQYEKTQSRLGGSLWEARDRYIDNSPVFFADRIHTPLLIIHGDDDGAVPWYQSIELYLALRRLGKEAVFLQYRGEDHHPATYANKLDWAMKMKEYFDHYLKGAPAPAWIEKGVPYAGE, from the coding sequence ATGATCACCCGCTCCGTTCGCCCCTGGCTCGTCTTCATCGTCCTGGCCGCCTGGGTGCCGCCTCTCTTCGGGCAGGCCGGGCGCCCCCTCACCTTCGCCGACCTGATGCGCTTCAAGACCATCGACGACCCGGTGATCTCGGACGACGGCGCCTACGTAGCCTTCACCGCCGCGCCGGACCGGGGCGACGGCGAGGCGGTCGTCCTCGCCACCCGGGGCGAAGTCCGGTACGTGGTCGCGCGCGGCAGCCGGCCGGTCTTTTCGAAGGACGGGGCCTTCGTGGCGATGCGCCTGGAGCCGCCCTTCGCCGAGGCGGAAAAGGCGAAGAACGGCAAGGACCGGCCGAAGCCGGGGCTGGCGCTGCTCCGCACCCGCGACGGCGCGGTGACCACCGTCGACTCGGTGGAGGCGTTCGCCTTCTCGGAAGACGGCGCCTGGCTGGCCTATCACCGCACCGCGCCGAAGGACACCTCGAAGGCGGCGAAGGACAACGACAAGCGCATGCGCGGCGCGCCGCTGGTGCTCCTGCGCCTGGCCGACAGCACGGCGCTCACGGTGCCGGACGTGCACACCTTCGCCTTCGACGAGGCGGGGCGCTTCGTGGCCTACGCCGTCGCCGCCGACGACAGCACCCGCGACGGCCTCTACGTGCGCGACCTCCACGCCGACGGCACGCCGGAGACAGCGCTCGACGCCCGCCCCCACGGCCGCTACGAGGCCCTGGCCTGGAGCGAGGCCGGCGGCCGCCTGGCCTTCACCGCCGCCACCGAAGACGCCGACGGCGAGCCCGGACCGGCCACGCTCTACGTGTGGGACGGCGCCGCGACGCGCCCGGCCGCCACCCCCGACGACGCCCCCGCCGGCTGGACCCTCCCCGCCGGCAACACCCTCCGCTGGACCGAGGACGGCGAGCGCCTCTTCTTTGGCTTCCGCCCCGACTGGCCCGACCCGGAGAAGGACGAAGACGACAACACCACCGCCGCCGACCCGTACGACCTCGACGCGATCCTCGAAGACCGCACCGTGGATGTCTGGCACACCCGCGACTCGCTCATCATCCCCAACCAGAAGCGCCAGTGGAAGCAGAGCCGCGAGCGTACCTACGAGGCCGTCTACCACCGCCGCGACGGGCGCGTCGTCCCGCTGGCGGACCGGCTCGTGCAGGGGCAGGGCGAGGCAGAGAACCCCCGCGTGATGCTCGGCCGCGCCGAGGCCCCCTACTACCGCCTGCGCACCTGGGAAGGGTTCTTCTTCGACCCCTACGTCATCCGTCTCACCGACGGCTCGCGCACGCGCATCGCCGAGAAGCTGAGCAACGCCGTCAGCCTCTCGCCCGAGGGGGGCTACGTGGTCTACTACAAGATGCCGCACTGGTACCTCTACGACGTCGCGCGCGGGACCACGCGTAATCTCACCGAGGGCCTGCCCGTGCCCTTCGCCGACGAGGACCACGACTACCCGAGCGAGGCGCCGGGCTACGGCGTGGGCGGGTGGCTGGCCGGGGATGCCGGCGTCCTCATCTACGACAAGTACGACGTCTGGCTCTTCCCCACCGACGGCACCGCCCCGACGCGCCTCACCGGCGGGGAGGGCCGCGCCTCCGGCCGCACCTTCCGCATCGTCCAGACCGACCCCGAGCAGCGGTTCTTCGCGCGTGGCGAGACGGTGCTCCTCTCCTCGTACCACAACCACCGGAAGAACGACGGCTTCTACCGCGCCGTCATCGGGCAGGAGGGCGTCACGCGGCTACTCGAAGAAGACAAACGCTTCCGCTTCCTCGCGAAGGCAAAGGACGCCGACGTCTACCTCTTCACGCGCGAGGACTACAACGAATTCCCCGACCTGTGGGTGAGCGACCCGGACTTTGCGAACCCCCGGCGGATCACCGACCTGAACGCGCAACTGGCGCCCTTCGCCTGGGGCACGTCGGAGCTGATCGAGTGGCGCAGCGACGACGGCATCCCGCTCCAGGGGGTGGTCATCAAGCCGGGCAACTACGAGCCGGGCAAGCGCTATCCGGTGATCGTCTACTTCTACCGCTTCATGTCGCAGCGGCTGCATGAGTTCAACGCGCCTGTGGTCAACCACCGGCCGAGCTTCCCGCTCTACGCCTCGAACGGCTACCTCATTTTCCTCCCGGACGTGCGCTTCGAGATCGGCCGGCCGGGCTTCTCGGCCACGAAGGCCATCGTCCCCGGGGTGCAGAAGCTGATCGAGATGGGGCTGGCCGACCCCGACGCCATCGGGCTGCACGGGCACTCGTGGAGCGGCTACCAGACCGCCTTCGTCGTCACGCAGACGAACCTCTTCCGGGCGGCCATCGCCGGGGCGCCGGTGTCGAACATGACGAGCGCCTACAGCGGCATCCGGTGGGGCAGCGGCCTGGCCCGCCAGTTCCAGTACGAGAAGACGCAGAGCCGCCTGGGCGGCAGCCTGTGGGAAGCCCGCGACCGCTACATCGACAACTCGCCGGTGTTCTTCGCCGACCGCATCCACACGCCGCTGCTCATCATCCACGGAGACGACGACGGGGCCGTGCCGTGGTACCAGAGCATCGAGCTCTACCTGGCCCTGCGTCGCCTGGGCAAGGAGGCCGTCTTCCTCCAGTACCGGGGCGAGGACCACCACCCGGCCACCTACGCCAACAAGCTGGATTGGGCGATGAAGATGAAGGAATACTTCGACCACTACCTGAAAGGGGCGCCCGCGCCGGCCTGGATCGAGAAGGGCGTGCCGTACGCGGGCGAGTGA
- a CDS encoding MFS transporter, producing the protein MHRRFLPRTVVVLGLVSFFNDIASEMITPVLPLFLTATLGAGPAVVGLIEGVAEATASLLKLATGRWVDRHGRHKALVLGGYGVSNAARPLIGLATGWGAVLVLRFLDRVGKGVRTAPRDALIAAAVEPGSRGRAFGFHRAMDHAGATVGPLAAFALLQAGVGLRDVFLLSVIPGVVLMALLWRGIPADRPVAAPA; encoded by the coding sequence ATGCATCGCCGCTTTCTGCCGCGCACGGTCGTCGTCCTCGGGCTGGTGTCGTTCTTCAACGACATCGCCAGCGAGATGATCACCCCGGTGCTGCCGCTGTTTCTGACGGCGACGCTGGGGGCGGGGCCGGCGGTGGTGGGGCTGATCGAGGGGGTGGCCGAGGCGACGGCGAGCCTGCTCAAGCTGGCGACCGGGCGGTGGGTGGACCGGCACGGGCGGCACAAGGCGCTGGTGCTCGGCGGCTACGGCGTCTCGAACGCCGCCCGCCCGCTCATCGGCCTGGCGACGGGGTGGGGGGCGGTGCTCGTGCTCCGCTTCCTCGACCGCGTGGGCAAGGGGGTCCGCACGGCCCCGCGCGATGCCCTGATCGCCGCGGCGGTGGAGCCCGGGAGCCGGGGCCGCGCCTTCGGCTTCCACCGGGCGATGGACCACGCCGGCGCCACGGTGGGGCCGCTGGCGGCCTTCGCCCTGCTCCAGGCCGGGGTGGGCCTGCGCGACGTGTTCCTCCTCTCGGTGATCCCGGGCGTGGTGCTGATGGCGCTGCTCTGGCGCGGCATCCCGGCGGACCGGCCCGTGGCGGCCCCGGCGC
- the ruvA gene encoding Holliday junction branch migration protein RuvA, translating into MITYVSGKLVEKKPTGAVVDVHGLGYHVMIPTSTYEVLPAPGEAVKLHTHHYVREDAVQLYGFATKAERAVFEVMLGVSGVGPKLALAALSAMSPVELRDRVVEGDASMLTRIPGVGRKTAERLVVELRDRLARLDLEGVGVSPLGGDSEVLAAARADALAALETLGLSRAAAEKALRKVLRQHPGLQSPDELVRLALRES; encoded by the coding sequence ATGATCACCTACGTCTCCGGCAAGCTCGTCGAGAAGAAACCCACCGGGGCCGTCGTGGACGTGCACGGGCTGGGGTACCACGTGATGATCCCGACCTCGACGTACGAGGTGCTGCCCGCCCCGGGGGAGGCGGTGAAGCTGCACACGCACCACTACGTCCGCGAGGACGCGGTGCAGCTCTACGGGTTTGCCACGAAGGCCGAGCGGGCCGTCTTCGAGGTGATGCTCGGCGTCTCGGGTGTGGGGCCGAAGCTGGCGCTGGCGGCGCTCTCGGCCATGTCGCCGGTGGAGCTACGGGACCGGGTCGTCGAGGGCGACGCGAGCATGCTCACGCGCATCCCCGGCGTGGGCCGCAAGACGGCCGAGCGCCTGGTGGTGGAGCTGCGCGACCGCCTGGCCCGGCTCGACCTCGAAGGCGTGGGCGTCTCGCCGCTGGGGGGCGACTCGGAGGTGCTGGCCGCCGCCCGCGCCGACGCGCTGGCCGCCCTGGAGACGCTCGGCCTGAGTCGCGCCGCCGCCGAGAAGGCGCTGCGCAAGGTTCTCCGCCAGCACCCCGGCCTGCAATCGCCCGACGAGCTGGTACGCCTGGCCCTGCGCGAAAGCTGA